The Xenopus tropicalis strain Nigerian chromosome 7, UCB_Xtro_10.0, whole genome shotgun sequence genome includes a region encoding these proteins:
- the sncg gene encoding gamma-synuclein codes for MDVFKKGFSMAKEGVVAAAEKTKQGVTEAAEKTKEGVMYVGAKTKEGVVHSVSTVAEKTKEQANVVGGAVVSGVNQVASKTVEGTENIVGTTGLVKKEDLHPGQPEEPAAEEEPAVEATESTEQVGDGEN; via the exons ATGGATGTGTTTAAGAAAGGTTTTTCTATGGCTAAAGAAGGTGTGGTTGCTGCAGCAGAGAAAACCAAGCAGGGTGTGACAGAAGCTGCAGAAAAAACCAAGGAGGGGGTCATGTATGTAG GAGCAAAAACTAAAGAGGGCGTTGTACACAGCGTGAGTACAG TTGCTGAAAAAACCAAAGAACAGGCCAATGTGGTCGGCGGAGCTGTGGTCTCTGGAGTAAATCAGGTAGCTTCAAAGACTGTAGAAGGCACAGAGAACATCGTAGGCACTACTGGTTTAGTAAAAAAG GAAGATCTACATCCAGGTCAGCCAGAAGAACCTGCTGCCGAAGAAGAACCTGCAGTGGAGGCTACAGAAAGCACTGAGCAg